One Dromiciops gliroides isolate mDroGli1 chromosome 3, mDroGli1.pri, whole genome shotgun sequence DNA segment encodes these proteins:
- the CTU1 gene encoding cytoplasmic tRNA 2-thiolation protein 1 produces MPVPRCSGPCAGVRPAALRRPRTGRAVCRSCFCSAFEAEVLSTLQTGRLLPPGAVVAVGASGGKDSTVLAHVLRTLNSRHKLDLHLHLVAVDEGIGGYRDAALAAVRRQAARWQLPLTVVAYADLFGGWTMDEVARRAAQEPGRARACCTFCGVLRRRALEEGAQRVRATHVVTGHNADDMAETVLMNFLRGDAARLARGGTLGSPGEGGALPRCRPLQFASQKEIVLYAHFQELDYFSEECVYAPEAFRGHVRDLLKALEAARPSVVLDLVHSAERLALAPAARPPPPGACTRCGALASRSLCQACALLDGLNRGRPRLAIGKGRKGLGEEGQGETRASRDRGRPTMAGAIHAF; encoded by the exons atGCCTGTGCCTCGGTGCTCGGGGCCCTGCGCTGGGGTCCGGCCAGCTGCCCTGCGGCGGCCGCGCACTGGCCGGGCGGTGTGCAGGTCCTGCTTCTGCAGCGCCTTTGAGGCCGAGGTGCTGAGCACGCTGCAGACTGGCCGCCTGCTGCCGCCCGGGGCCGTGGTAGCGGTGGGCGCCTCGGGCGGCAAGGACTCCACCGTGCTGGCTCATGTTCTCCGGACCCTGAACTCTCGCCACAAGCTGGACCTGCACCTGCACCTCGTGGCCGTGGACGAAGGCATCGGCGGCTACCGGGACGCGGCGCTGGCGGCCGTCCGACGCCAGGCTGCCCGCTGGCAGCTGCCGCTCACTGTGGTGGCCTATGCCGATCTCTTCGGGGGCTGGACCATGGACGAGGTGGCCCGCCGGGCTGCCCAGGAGCCGGGCCGCGCCCGAGCCTGCTGTACCTTCTGCGGGGTCCTGCGGAGGCGTGCGCTGGAGGAGGGGGCGCAGAGAGTGAGGGCCACGCACGTTGTCACAG GACACAATGCAGATGACATGGCCGAGACGGTGCTCATGAACTTCCTGCGTGGGGACGCAGCCAGGCTGGCTCGAGGAGGGACGCTGGGATCCCCTGGTGAGGGGGGTGCCCTGCCCCGGTGCCGCCCCCTCCAGTTTGCTTCCCAGAAGGAGATCGTCCTCTATGCCCATTTCCAGGAACTGGACTACTTCTCCGAAGAGTGTGTCTATGCCCCCGAGGCCTTCCGTGGCCATGTCCGGGACTTGCTCAAGGCCCTCGAGGCTGCCCGGCCTTCGGTCGTCCTGGACCTGGTGCACTCGGCTGAGCGTCTGGCCCTGGCCCCTGCTGCTCGGCCCCCGCCCCCTGGTGCTTGCACCCGCTGTGGGGCCCTGGCCAGCCGCTCCTTATGCCAAGCCTGTGCCTTACTTGATGGTCTCAACCGGGGACGACCCCGTCTGGCCATTGGCAAGGGCCGCAAAGGGTTGGGGGAAGAGGGTCAGGGAGAGACTCGTGCTTCCAGGGACAGAGGACGCCCCACCATGGCTGGGGCCATTCATGCTTTCTAG